The Sphaeramia orbicularis chromosome 18, fSphaOr1.1, whole genome shotgun sequence genome contains a region encoding:
- the LOC115438218 gene encoding uncharacterized protein LOC115438218, producing the protein MVRGGFFPVWLIFFLLCSAAGLLLMDHRREAKDDKEFNKAILEMLHIDKVSATHQGKPHPYMKKVYQRLDSLEAQDVGRSDGTLVQSFRSSDGPDLAPPGWIWFNVSTLNPSMLGAELVLFRKTLHPRPLSVTVTLHSVTMLKGALNESPALEERLLTLDQRPSSGYDVFNVSAVLAVKPLEVMGFQLRYTDESGSLVLHEALTQSLYCLNRSSLSEPLLVLYQTHPLLV; encoded by the exons ATGGTCAGAGGAGGATTTTTTCCGGTGTGGTTGATCTTCTTCCTGCTGTGCTCTGCTGCAGGGTTGTTGCTGATGGATCATCGAAGAGAAGCAAAGGATGACAAGGAATTCAACAAAGCCATTCTGGAAATGCTCCATATTGATAAAGTGTCTGCGACCCATCAAGGAAAGCCACATCCGTACATGAAGAAGGTGTATCAGCGTTTGGACTCACTGGAGGCTCAGGATGTGGGGAGATCAGACGGGACGCTGGTGCAGAGCTTTCGGAGTAGTGATG gtCCAGATCTTGCTCCCCCTGGATGGATCTGGTTTAATGTCAGCACCCTAAACCCCTCCATGCTCGGTGCAGAGCTAGTTCTGTTCAGGAAAACTCTCCACCCACGTCCACTCAGCGTGACCGTCACTCTGCACAGTGTGACCATGTTGAAGGGGGCTCTGAACGAGAGTCCGGCCCTAGAGGAGAGACTCCTGACCCTGGACCAGAGACCCTCGTCTGGATACGATGTGTTCAACGTGTCTGCTGTTCTGGCTGTGAAGCCTCTGGAGGTGATGGGCTTCCAGCTCCGTTATACAGATGAGAGTGGGAGTCTGGTCCTGCATGAAGCCCTGACACAGAGTCTGTACTGTCTGAACAGGAGCTCCCTGAGTGAACCTTTACTGGTTCTTTACCAGACACATCCCCTCCTGGTCTGA
- the tspan5a gene encoding tetraspanin-5a isoform X2: MSGNHYKGHEVSCCIKYFIFGFNILFWLLGMALVGIGLWAWSEKGVLSNISSITDLGGLDPVWLFMVVGGVMFILGFAGCIGALRENTFLLKFFSVFLGIIFFLELTTGVLAFVFKDWIKDQLNLFINNNIRAYRDDIDLQNLIDFTQEYWECCGAFGADDWNLNIYFNCTDGNPSREKCGVPFSCCTKDPAEDVINTQCGYDIRAKPDSEQKDYINVKGCVPQFEKWLQDNLTLVAGIFIGVALLQIFGICLAQNLVSDIEAVRASCFFT; the protein is encoded by the exons ATGTCCGGGAACCACTACAAAGGCCACGAAGTCAGCTGCTGCATCAAATACTTCATTTTTGGATTCAACATCCTGTTTTGG CTGCTGGGCATGGCCTTAGTTGGAATTGGACTGTGGGCGTGGAGTGAGAAG GGCGTCCTGTCCAATATCTCGTCCATCACAGACCTGGGAGGTCTGGACCCAGTCTGGCTCTTCATGGTAGTCGGCGGGGTCATGTTCATTCTGGGCTTTGCCGGATGCATCGGAGCGCTGCGGGAAAACACCTTCCTGCTCAAGTTT TTCTCTGTTTTCCTGGGAATCATCTTTTTCCTGGAGTTAACGACAGGAGTCTTGGCCTTCGTCTTTAAGGACTGGATTAAAGACCAACTGAACCTGTTCATCAACAACAACATTCGGGCGTACCGGGATGACATTGATCTACAGAACCTCATTGACTTCACTCAGGAATAT TGGGAATGCTGTGGTGCATTTGGAGCAGATGATTGGAACCTGAACATCTACTTTAACTGCACTGATGGGAATCCCAGTCGGGAAAAGTGTGGAGTTCCCTTCTCCTGCTGCACCAAGGATCCAGCG GAGGATGTAATAAACACTCAATGTGGATACGACATTCGAGCTAAGCCA GACTCGGAGCAGAAGGACTACATCAACGTAAAAGGCTGCGTGCCGCAGTTTGAGAAGTGGCTGCAGGACAACCTCACCCTGGTCGCTGGGATCTTCATAGGAGTTGCACTACTACAG ATTTTCGGTATTTGTTTGGCCCAAAACTTAGTGAGTGACATCGAAGCTGTGCGGGCGAGCTG
- the tspan5a gene encoding tetraspanin-5a isoform X1 translates to MSGNHYKGHEVSCCIKYFIFGFNILFWLLGMALVGIGLWAWSEKGVLSNISSITDLGGLDPVWLFMVVGGVMFILGFAGCIGALRENTFLLKFFSVFLGIIFFLELTTGVLAFVFKDWIKDQLNLFINNNIRAYRDDIDLQNLIDFTQEYWECCGAFGADDWNLNIYFNCTDGNPSREKCGVPFSCCTKDPAEDVINTQCGYDIRAKPDSEQKDYINVKGCVPQFEKWLQDNLTLVAGIFIGVALLQIFGICLAQNLVSDIEAVRASWVPPPLSMRRLPPHSSKKASAYYK, encoded by the exons ATGTCCGGGAACCACTACAAAGGCCACGAAGTCAGCTGCTGCATCAAATACTTCATTTTTGGATTCAACATCCTGTTTTGG CTGCTGGGCATGGCCTTAGTTGGAATTGGACTGTGGGCGTGGAGTGAGAAG GGCGTCCTGTCCAATATCTCGTCCATCACAGACCTGGGAGGTCTGGACCCAGTCTGGCTCTTCATGGTAGTCGGCGGGGTCATGTTCATTCTGGGCTTTGCCGGATGCATCGGAGCGCTGCGGGAAAACACCTTCCTGCTCAAGTTT TTCTCTGTTTTCCTGGGAATCATCTTTTTCCTGGAGTTAACGACAGGAGTCTTGGCCTTCGTCTTTAAGGACTGGATTAAAGACCAACTGAACCTGTTCATCAACAACAACATTCGGGCGTACCGGGATGACATTGATCTACAGAACCTCATTGACTTCACTCAGGAATAT TGGGAATGCTGTGGTGCATTTGGAGCAGATGATTGGAACCTGAACATCTACTTTAACTGCACTGATGGGAATCCCAGTCGGGAAAAGTGTGGAGTTCCCTTCTCCTGCTGCACCAAGGATCCAGCG GAGGATGTAATAAACACTCAATGTGGATACGACATTCGAGCTAAGCCA GACTCGGAGCAGAAGGACTACATCAACGTAAAAGGCTGCGTGCCGCAGTTTGAGAAGTGGCTGCAGGACAACCTCACCCTGGTCGCTGGGATCTTCATAGGAGTTGCACTACTACAG ATTTTCGGTATTTGTTTGGCCCAAAACTTAGTGAGTGACATCGAAGCTGTGCGGGCGAGCTG